In Amaranthus tricolor cultivar Red isolate AtriRed21 chromosome 5, ASM2621246v1, whole genome shotgun sequence, a genomic segment contains:
- the LOC130812575 gene encoding uncharacterized protein LOC130812575 — MSTIKAQKWNWISALVGATTAATTAALIAAKPRDPAFELISIDLTAFKLNFPALDAELTLTVHVNNPNIVAIHYNSTTMSICYDGSLLGSARLEAGSQPARSCRLLRLPARLSGLELLANHKNQFLSDVAKREMVIDAAVDINGAAKVLWWDHKFRVHVDSRVSVDPVFLDVIDQENRAEMELLVS, encoded by the coding sequence ATGAGCACAATCAAAGCCCAAAAATGGAATTGGATATCCGCCCTAGTAGGCGCAACAACGGCGGCAACTACAGCGGCGCTAATAGCCGCAAAGCCGAGAGATCCAGCTTTTGAGTTAATCTCCATCGACTTAACCGCCTTCAAGCTCAACTTCCCCGCCTTAGACGCCGAGTTAACCCTCACCGTCCACGTCAACAACCCCAACATCGTAGCCATTCATTACAACTCCACCACCATGTCAATCTGCTATGACGGATCGCTACTCGGCTCAGCTCGGCTGGAGGCTGGTTCACAGCCGGCGCGCTCTTGTAGACTTCTTCGTCTTCCTGCTCGGCTTAGCGGCTTGGAGCTCTTGGCTAACCATAAGAACCAGTTTTTGTCAGACGTGGCGAAGAGAGAGATGGTTATTGATGCGGCTGTTGATATTAATGGAGCTGCGAAGGTGTTGTGGTGGGACCATAAGTTTAGGGTACACGTGGATAGTCGTGTGTCCGTTGATCCTGTTTTTCTTGATGTTATTGATCAGGAAAATAGAGCTGAAATGGAGCTATTAgtttcttga